One region of Syntrophobacter fumaroxidans MPOB genomic DNA includes:
- a CDS encoding radical SAM/SPASM domain-containing protein, translating into MTENKFLVWTKYTVRRRGWLFENLDKRRLKNVGLAGFNYLFRNKRLSSWPMVLKIDLSPLCNLHCSACIHSKGSDLRLTSDQRMDLGRFSKIIAEVQKSGQTLAVSMYYLGEPFIHPDVDQMCRIARDAGLNVHLSSNFSFDFSDERIASIARSGLTHLTVCVDGATQETYGLTRVGGRLRVVLDNLERLGRFKRENHLRYPNIEVQIVKFPHNLHEIPKIREVVAKCGVDQVSEIIGKDSMTETGPDNGRIYTPLRQKGIPSCFWPYLGMVIKYNGDVIPCCIYRKGLQYIPSEHQGVVGNVFETSVSEVWNNEVYQEIRRFVINPGIVARNPVYKDSFCFGCEHIMK; encoded by the coding sequence ATGACCGAAAATAAGTTCCTGGTGTGGACGAAATATACTGTCCGCAGACGAGGGTGGCTGTTTGAAAACCTGGACAAACGCAGGCTGAAGAATGTGGGTCTCGCCGGTTTCAATTATTTGTTCAGGAACAAACGTCTTTCCTCATGGCCTATGGTGTTGAAGATCGATCTCTCACCGCTCTGCAATCTTCACTGCAGCGCGTGTATCCACTCCAAGGGCAGCGATTTGCGACTCACCTCCGACCAGCGGATGGACCTGGGCCGGTTTTCCAAGATCATCGCGGAAGTTCAGAAGAGCGGCCAGACACTGGCCGTCTCCATGTATTATCTCGGCGAACCCTTTATTCATCCCGATGTCGACCAAATGTGCCGCATCGCTCGCGATGCGGGTCTCAATGTTCATCTCTCTTCGAACTTCAGCTTCGATTTTTCCGATGAGAGAATCGCGAGCATCGCTCGCAGCGGCCTCACGCACTTGACCGTCTGCGTGGACGGGGCTACCCAGGAGACATACGGATTGACAAGGGTCGGCGGCAGACTGCGGGTCGTTCTCGATAACCTGGAACGCCTTGGCCGGTTCAAACGGGAGAATCACCTCAGGTATCCCAACATCGAGGTTCAAATCGTAAAGTTTCCGCACAATCTTCACGAAATTCCGAAGATCCGTGAGGTGGTCGCCAAGTGCGGCGTTGACCAGGTTTCGGAGATCATCGGGAAAGACAGCATGACCGAAACCGGTCCCGATAATGGAAGAATTTACACTCCCCTGCGTCAGAAAGGCATCCCATCCTGCTTCTGGCCTTACCTGGGAATGGTCATCAAATATAACGGCGACGTGATCCCCTGCTGCATCTATCGAAAGGGACTCCAGTACATTCCCTCGGAGCACCAGGGTGTCGTCGGCAATGTCTTTGAGACGAGCGTCTCCGAAGTGTGGAACAACGAAGTCTATCAAGAAATCCGCAGGTTCGTTATAAACCCGGGAATAGTTGCCAGGAATCCGGTATATAAGGACAGTTTTTGTTTCGGGTGTGAGCATATTATGAAATAG
- a CDS encoding TerC family protein, with product MIDMGWLGQIAFSWEFLVAVMSIVLIDLVLAGDNAVVIAMAVKNLHGRERRMGIILGSGGAVIIRVICTFLVAQLLNMSFVKLIGGAVIIWIAVKLLTEGTKEECHDKECSSVLQALWIIIVADLSMGIDNMLAVGAASHGNLFLLLFGLLLSIPMVVFLSTWLSTLMDRYPVILWVGAAVLGKVGGEMMITDPWVHGLLNPPKWTEYAAMGFFVVFVCALSKWLIDRRKRQADPEPVKVVPATITPSDPGAASSGRW from the coding sequence ATGATCGACATGGGTTGGCTGGGCCAAATCGCGTTTTCCTGGGAATTTCTCGTGGCGGTGATGAGCATCGTTCTCATCGATCTCGTTCTGGCCGGCGACAACGCCGTGGTCATTGCCATGGCGGTGAAGAACCTGCACGGCCGGGAGCGCCGGATGGGAATCATCCTGGGCTCCGGCGGCGCGGTCATCATCCGGGTGATCTGCACCTTTCTGGTGGCACAGCTTCTCAACATGTCTTTCGTCAAGCTGATCGGCGGCGCGGTGATCATCTGGATTGCCGTCAAGCTGCTCACCGAAGGCACAAAGGAAGAATGCCACGACAAGGAGTGCAGCAGTGTCTTGCAGGCACTCTGGATCATCATCGTGGCGGATCTCAGCATGGGCATCGACAACATGCTCGCCGTCGGCGCCGCGAGCCACGGCAACCTGTTCCTGCTGCTCTTCGGGCTGCTCCTTTCCATCCCGATGGTGGTGTTCCTGAGCACCTGGCTTTCCACGCTCATGGACCGCTACCCGGTCATCCTCTGGGTCGGCGCGGCAGTGCTCGGCAAGGTCGGCGGCGAAATGATGATCACCGACCCATGGGTGCACGGGCTGCTCAATCCGCCCAAGTGGACCGAGTATGCGGCCATGGGTTTTTTCGTCGTCTTCGTGTGTGCATTGAGCAAATGGCTGATCGACAGGCGAAAGCGTCAGGCCGATCCGGAGCCCGTCAAAGTTGTTCCAGCGACGATTACCCCTTCGGATCCTGGAGCCGCCTCATCGGGCAGGTGGTGA
- a CDS encoding universal stress protein, with product MKPRKKRILIVMDGSEQAFEAVNYISKAVTLWQSELVLLHVMDIVPDTFWDWEKEPLGPQYVAFLRDWESRKEEEVRTFMDRARQVLLDDGLSEDAVTVSVARRTEGIARDILNEAQRGYDAVAFGRRGRGAIEDAVLGSVANKILLNLADVPVCLVGGRPKLGKVLVGLDSSPWGLKVADFVGTMLASKNPVITLANVLRLPYEGIERSITDEQVQRLLEKSQKGIKSTFRKAAKSLTAAGADADRIFTKVISGGSRAIALLDEAKHGRYGTIVVGRRGMSNVADFKMGRVVTKLIQVSREFAVWIVN from the coding sequence ATGAAACCCCGAAAGAAACGGATTCTGATCGTTATGGACGGCTCCGAACAGGCCTTCGAGGCAGTCAATTACATCAGCAAGGCGGTCACCCTTTGGCAATCCGAACTGGTGCTCCTTCACGTCATGGACATCGTTCCCGATACCTTCTGGGACTGGGAAAAAGAGCCTCTGGGCCCTCAATACGTCGCCTTTCTCCGTGACTGGGAGAGCCGGAAAGAAGAAGAAGTGCGCACATTCATGGACCGGGCGCGCCAGGTTCTGCTCGACGACGGCCTCTCCGAAGACGCGGTGACCGTCAGCGTCGCCAGGCGCACGGAGGGCATCGCCCGCGACATTCTCAACGAAGCGCAGCGGGGATACGATGCCGTGGCTTTCGGCCGCAGGGGCCGCGGGGCGATCGAAGATGCCGTCCTCGGCAGCGTGGCCAACAAGATACTGCTCAACCTCGCCGATGTGCCCGTGTGCCTGGTCGGCGGCAGGCCGAAGCTCGGCAAGGTTCTCGTCGGTCTGGACAGCTCCCCGTGGGGTCTTAAAGTCGCCGATTTCGTCGGCACGATGCTGGCCTCCAAGAATCCTGTCATTACGCTGGCCAATGTGTTGAGGCTCCCCTACGAGGGGATCGAGCGAAGCATCACGGACGAACAGGTCCAGCGGCTCCTGGAGAAATCCCAGAAAGGCATCAAGTCCACATTCCGCAAGGCCGCCAAGTCCCTGACGGCTGCCGGAGCCGACGCCGACCGGATCTTCACAAAGGTGATCAGCGGCGGGAGCCGGGCCATCGCCCTCCTCGACGAAGCCAAGCATGGACGCTACGGGACCATCGTGGTCGGCAGAAGGGGCATGTCCAACGTGGCGGATTTCAAAATGGGCCGTGTGGTCACCAAGCTCATCCAGGTGTCCAGGGAATTTGCCGTCTGGATCGTCAACTGA
- a CDS encoding universal stress protein: MKVLVATDGSERAMKAVRKSLEMAEKEGADVTLLSVGYFLRSEVEDVPLNVQEALDADSRTALEKAKALFDEKGIKVTTVMEKGLVPANVILEVAREGRFDHILLGSTGKTGLEKYLIGTTATKVVANAPCTVTVLR; encoded by the coding sequence ATGAAAGTGCTGGTGGCGACGGACGGATCGGAAAGAGCAATGAAGGCCGTGCGGAAATCACTCGAAATGGCCGAAAAGGAAGGCGCCGACGTCACTTTGCTGTCGGTCGGGTATTTCCTCAGGAGTGAGGTTGAGGATGTGCCTCTCAATGTCCAGGAAGCTCTGGATGCCGATTCCCGCACTGCTCTCGAGAAGGCCAAAGCCCTTTTTGATGAAAAGGGAATCAAGGTGACGACCGTCATGGAAAAGGGGCTTGTCCCGGCCAATGTCATTCTGGAGGTGGCGAGGGAAGGCAGGTTCGATCACATTCTGCTGGGCAGCACGGGCAAGACGGGTCTCGAGAAATACCTCATCGGAACGACCGCGACCAAGGTCGTCGCCAATGCCCCCTGCACGGTGACCGTGCTCAGGTAG
- a CDS encoding CoA transferase subunit A, whose translation MSSKSKRITLKEAAEIIRDGTLLTFSGFTIWRRPCALVLELIRQKRRNLHLVEVNGGPHSEFLIGAGCVDVWESCWIGHELYGKYGANLSRKVKNKEIICEDYSHAEMGFRFLAAASGMPFLPTQTSLGTDIHNPEYDMLGRAGLRNGKNPKIARKKYETMQDPFFGDGEHVLVPAARVDVAVLSVQQVGEEGTVRIGGQFFTDPEICRAADTTIVVAEEIVPEETLRREPRLNDIPGFQVDHIVECAYGAHPTGMFGHYDVDGDFIRNFYMQTRTQEGFDEFAREWIFGTDHDAYLSKLGVARLLNLQANRALNFSTRVKRGHK comes from the coding sequence ATGAGCAGCAAATCCAAGCGAATCACACTCAAGGAAGCCGCGGAGATCATCCGCGACGGAACCCTCTTGACGTTTTCCGGCTTCACGATCTGGCGGCGGCCGTGCGCGCTGGTCCTCGAACTGATTCGCCAGAAGAGGAGGAACCTCCACCTGGTGGAAGTGAATGGCGGGCCTCACTCCGAATTCCTCATCGGCGCGGGGTGCGTCGACGTTTGGGAATCCTGCTGGATCGGGCATGAACTGTACGGCAAGTACGGTGCCAATCTTTCGCGAAAGGTCAAGAACAAGGAAATCATTTGCGAAGATTACAGCCACGCGGAAATGGGATTCCGGTTCCTGGCCGCCGCGTCCGGCATGCCCTTCCTGCCCACCCAGACCTCACTCGGGACGGATATCCACAATCCCGAGTACGACATGCTGGGCAGGGCCGGGTTACGGAACGGAAAGAACCCCAAGATCGCGAGGAAGAAATACGAGACCATGCAGGACCCGTTCTTCGGGGACGGCGAGCACGTGCTCGTGCCCGCGGCTCGAGTCGACGTCGCCGTGCTTTCCGTTCAGCAGGTCGGGGAGGAGGGCACGGTGCGCATCGGTGGACAATTCTTTACCGATCCGGAGATCTGTCGCGCCGCCGACACCACGATCGTTGTCGCCGAGGAAATCGTTCCCGAGGAGACCTTGCGCCGTGAGCCGCGTTTGAACGACATTCCCGGATTCCAGGTCGACCATATCGTTGAATGCGCGTACGGCGCACACCCGACGGGGATGTTCGGCCACTACGACGTGGACGGCGACTTCATTCGAAATTTCTACATGCAGACCCGCACGCAGGAAGGGTTCGATGAATTTGCCAGGGAGTGGATTTTCGGCACGGATCACGATGCCTACCTGTCCAAGCTCGGCGTCGCCCGGTTGCTCAACCTGCAGGCGAACAGGGCTTTGAACTTCAGCACCCGGGTGAAGAGAGGACACAAGTAA
- a CDS encoding CoA-transferase subunit beta, which translates to MERHAYAKAGEYTLADLMTVAAGREVMDNEVVFAGTGMPMIAIMLAQKTHAPNLKLIFEAGTFDGRPIVTPTSVGDPRCEGGASRASGLCEAFAIAQRGYVDLGFLGGSEVDEYGNVNTTVIGDYLNPDLRLTGSGGDPDINSFARRTVFIMVHEARRFTRNVSYITSPGWRVKKWPSGEWVHRRELYGRAFRGGPSAVISTAGVFRFDDVTGRMYLDSYHPGKTPEEIRGLCQFDLDVSRTSGETAPPTYEELHIIHEVLDREEIFLPKPRKV; encoded by the coding sequence ATGGAACGACATGCGTACGCCAAGGCGGGTGAATACACTCTGGCCGACCTGATGACCGTTGCGGCCGGTCGGGAGGTGATGGACAACGAGGTGGTGTTTGCCGGGACGGGCATGCCGATGATCGCGATCATGCTTGCCCAGAAAACGCACGCCCCCAACCTGAAGCTGATCTTCGAAGCGGGCACCTTCGACGGTCGCCCGATCGTCACTCCGACCTCGGTGGGCGATCCTCGCTGCGAAGGAGGAGCATCCCGGGCTTCCGGCCTGTGCGAAGCCTTTGCCATCGCCCAGCGCGGCTATGTGGACCTCGGGTTCCTGGGCGGCTCGGAAGTGGACGAATATGGAAATGTCAACACCACGGTCATCGGCGATTACCTCAATCCCGACCTCCGCCTGACCGGGAGCGGCGGCGATCCCGACATCAATTCGTTCGCCAGGCGGACGGTTTTCATCATGGTCCACGAAGCACGCCGCTTCACCAGAAACGTGAGCTACATCACCAGCCCGGGGTGGCGGGTGAAGAAGTGGCCTTCCGGCGAATGGGTTCACCGCAGGGAACTTTATGGGCGTGCTTTTCGCGGTGGTCCTTCCGCCGTGATCAGCACGGCGGGTGTGTTCCGTTTCGACGATGTGACCGGCAGGATGTACCTGGACAGCTATCATCCGGGCAAAACCCCCGAGGAGATCCGAGGGCTTTGCCAGTTCGACCTGGATGTTTCCAGGACTTCCGGAGAAACCGCGCCGCCCACCTATGAGGAGCTGCACATCATCCATGAAGTCCTCGACCGTGAGGAGATCTTCCTGCCGAAACCCAGGAAGGTCTGA
- a CDS encoding NAD-dependent epimerase/dehydratase family protein yields MRQEASRVLLVGGNGFIGSHLIDELLRKGYSVRVLDRNPEIFRKAVPGVEYVTGSFADLFTLREAVEGCDILIHLAHSTVPSTSLNHPEEEVLASVGAFVNMINCFKHKAIGKIVYFSSGGAVYGNPESLPVFEEARAKPISPYGVAKLMMEKYLYMFSYLYGLEYIIVRPSNPFGPRQNYMGEQGVIPIFFRKILDDETISIWGDGKGTKDYLYVEDLAGAVVSLIESGFDKSIYNISSGIGRSLLSIIDNISNICGKRPNIEFVAKRTHDVSNITLSFDKIRNRTGWVPTTTFEDGLIQTFKWIQNTKSNMSK; encoded by the coding sequence ATGAGACAGGAAGCATCACGCGTGCTGTTGGTGGGGGGGAATGGGTTCATCGGATCGCATTTGATCGATGAACTGTTGCGCAAAGGCTATTCCGTCCGCGTTCTCGATCGAAATCCCGAGATTTTTCGCAAAGCGGTTCCCGGAGTGGAGTATGTCACGGGAAGCTTCGCGGACCTGTTCACCCTGCGCGAAGCCGTCGAGGGCTGTGACATCCTCATCCATCTCGCGCACAGCACCGTTCCGTCCACTTCGCTGAATCATCCCGAGGAAGAAGTCCTGGCCAGTGTCGGGGCATTTGTGAACATGATCAACTGCTTCAAGCACAAGGCCATTGGAAAGATCGTATACTTCTCATCCGGAGGCGCCGTCTATGGGAACCCGGAATCTCTGCCGGTGTTCGAGGAGGCCAGAGCAAAGCCGATTTCCCCTTACGGGGTGGCCAAGTTGATGATGGAGAAGTACCTGTACATGTTCAGTTATCTGTATGGGCTTGAATATATAATCGTTCGTCCATCCAATCCATTTGGTCCGCGCCAGAATTACATGGGTGAACAAGGCGTGATTCCGATTTTTTTTCGGAAGATCCTCGACGATGAGACAATTTCAATCTGGGGCGATGGGAAAGGGACCAAGGACTACCTTTATGTTGAAGATCTGGCCGGAGCGGTCGTTTCACTCATTGAATCCGGGTTTGACAAATCCATATATAACATATCCAGTGGAATTGGTAGAAGTTTGCTTAGTATAATAGACAATATCTCAAACATATGTGGAAAACGCCCCAACATTGAATTTGTTGCTAAACGAACACATGACGTTTCAAACATAACATTATCATTCGACAAAATCCGCAATCGAACAGGATGGGTTCCCACGACGACATTTGAGGATGGATTGATTCAGACTTTCAAATGGATTCAAAATACAAAATCCAATATGAGCAAATAG
- a CDS encoding Lcl domain-containing protein, with protein MKRFSVCLSFLIPFIGLYLSLVPAEAGRFVDSGDGTVSDVYDDLMFQKIPGKAEGATTWEEYRQYCEDLELGGHNDWRIPRIDEIQNIMRFTGPGKVHPFFGNVFDYGYYYYGSSTLYAPASPYESMWLLRHMGYFEHDSGYGCTPLCPEEECCWPLFLCVRGGPNWSLDPSSRLVSHSANTVRDTYFKYIWQRSDDGIERTLDEALQYCRDLVLDGYDDWRLPDMHELVTIVDYTSHDPALPAILEGGAHCYSSSSAPHDTKYAWCMYFGNGSPHQCDKTAHSRVRCVRWAPRPIADFSADPATGYYPLRVNFKDETSGNTTSLNWDFGDGSGSTATNPSHTYREPGVYPVKLTAARGEFTDTKTKHYTVLNHAPSVSITTPVNQAFFLAPADISIIADANDADDYVKHVKFYSGTTLIKTDYEAPYRALYRNVPSGKYILTAVATDKYNAKTTSARITVHVRATCDLSLLMTGYPSRVHLGDVITYSMTVHNAGPDDATNVTLTDTLPSGLRFISVIPSQGTCTKSGRTISCSLGDLPHDGVTTVELVVKPTAAGKVSNRANVKATQADPDMTNNRKTVATSVVP; from the coding sequence ATGAAGAGATTCTCCGTTTGTCTGAGTTTCTTAATTCCGTTCATCGGGTTGTATCTGAGTCTTGTTCCGGCGGAAGCCGGCAGGTTTGTGGACAGTGGTGACGGTACGGTGTCGGACGTTTATGACGACCTGATGTTCCAGAAGATCCCCGGAAAGGCGGAAGGAGCAACGACATGGGAGGAGTATCGGCAGTACTGCGAAGACCTCGAATTGGGCGGTCACAACGATTGGAGAATCCCCAGAATCGACGAGATTCAAAACATCATGAGGTTCACCGGCCCGGGGAAGGTCCATCCGTTTTTCGGTAACGTTTTTGATTACGGGTATTATTATTACGGGAGCAGCACTCTCTATGCCCCTGCCAGCCCTTACGAATCCATGTGGCTCCTCAGACACATGGGCTATTTCGAACATGACTCCGGCTATGGATGTACCCCCTTGTGCCCCGAGGAGGAGTGTTGTTGGCCCCTCTTCCTCTGTGTGAGAGGAGGTCCCAACTGGTCCCTGGATCCTTCGAGCCGCCTTGTATCCCACTCGGCCAATACGGTGAGGGACACTTACTTCAAATACATCTGGCAACGCTCGGATGACGGCATTGAACGGACTTTGGACGAGGCGCTGCAGTACTGCCGGGACCTGGTGCTGGACGGCTACGACGACTGGCGCCTGCCGGACATGCATGAATTGGTCACCATCGTCGACTACACGTCTCATGACCCGGCGCTGCCGGCTATACTCGAGGGAGGCGCCCACTGCTATTCCTCGTCGTCCGCTCCACATGATACAAAGTACGCGTGGTGTATGTACTTCGGGAATGGCTCTCCACACCAATGCGACAAGACCGCCCATTCGCGGGTGCGTTGCGTCCGATGGGCCCCCAGACCCATTGCGGATTTTTCCGCCGACCCCGCGACCGGGTATTATCCTCTGCGTGTGAACTTCAAGGATGAGACCTCCGGGAACACGACATCGCTCAATTGGGATTTCGGCGACGGTTCCGGCAGCACCGCGACGAACCCTTCACACACCTATCGGGAGCCCGGCGTGTATCCCGTGAAACTGACGGCTGCCCGCGGTGAGTTCACCGACACGAAGACCAAGCATTACACCGTCTTGAATCATGCTCCGTCGGTTTCCATCACGACGCCCGTGAACCAGGCCTTCTTTCTTGCACCCGCCGACATCTCCATAATAGCCGACGCCAATGACGCGGACGATTATGTGAAACATGTGAAATTCTATTCCGGCACGACACTGATCAAGACGGACTACGAAGCCCCTTACAGGGCACTCTACAGAAACGTTCCGTCGGGCAAATACATTCTCACGGCGGTGGCTACGGACAAGTACAATGCCAAAACAACCTCGGCACGGATTACAGTGCACGTCCGGGCCACTTGCGATCTTTCACTGCTGATGACGGGTTACCCCTCTCGCGTCCACCTTGGCGATGTGATCACGTATTCAATGACCGTCCACAACGCAGGCCCCGACGATGCAACGAATGTAACGCTCACGGATACGCTGCCTTCAGGGCTGCGTTTTATCTCCGTCATCCCAAGCCAGGGCACCTGCACCAAGTCCGGGAGAACGATATCCTGTTCGCTTGGAGACCTCCCTCATGACGGGGTCACCACGGTGGAGCTGGTCGTGAAACCCACGGCCGCGGGCAAAGTATCCAACAGGGCGAACGTGAAGGCAACCCAGGCCGATCCGGACATGACGAACAACAGAAAGACCGTTGCCACTTCCGTTGTCCCTTAG